Proteins encoded within one genomic window of candidate division WOR-3 bacterium:
- a CDS encoding ImmA/IrrE family metallo-endopeptidase: MVKEINLKPEIIKGLIDNSGFNEEEVAKKSKISLKSLKEGKLTIPQLKKLANVLKRPIAAFFSDEIPSLPKTPDYRLNRNKRINPEVFLAQRKLTYLLKKLKDLGIEKSIIPTFKSNISPFQLAKEFRKYLGIELIKNQKPNIILNKYKEIIEDKMKFLIIEYPLKPVRSEVSDDVRAFSIYYSDLGGIVLNETDHPSVKLFSLFHEVCHLLKRNSGICSLEYEVENEYEEESFCNKFSAEFLVPSDDIKKEIQNYTLCEETTLESIGALSKIYGVSKQVVLLRLLYLGFLTSEQYFLLRMQLEEKEKKQFGRRNWEEVFKNRTGNLTIREVKKALQQNKISFYEALNILDVKTKYAERFLYE; encoded by the coding sequence ATGGTTAAAGAAATAAATTTAAAACCAGAAATTATAAAGGGATTAATAGATAATTCAGGATTTAATGAAGAAGAAGTTGCGAAAAAATCAAAAATTTCTTTAAAATCCTTAAAAGAAGGTAAACTTACTATCCCTCAATTAAAAAAACTTGCTAATGTTTTAAAAAGACCAATTGCCGCCTTTTTTTCAGATGAGATTCCATCCTTGCCAAAAACTCCAGATTATAGATTAAACAGAAATAAAAGAATTAATCCGGAGGTCTTTTTGGCTCAAAGAAAATTAACTTATTTATTAAAAAAATTGAAAGATTTAGGAATTGAAAAATCGATTATACCAACCTTTAAATCAAATATATCCCCTTTTCAGTTAGCTAAGGAATTTAGAAAATATTTAGGAATTGAACTGATAAAAAATCAAAAACCAAACATTATATTGAACAAATATAAAGAAATTATTGAGGATAAGATGAAATTTTTAATTATAGAATATCCATTAAAACCTGTAAGATCAGAAGTATCAGATGATGTTCGTGCTTTTAGTATTTATTATTCTGATTTAGGTGGTATAGTTTTAAATGAAACAGATCATCCATCTGTTAAGTTATTTTCTCTTTTTCATGAAGTATGTCATCTTTTAAAAAGAAATTCAGGAATATGCTCGTTAGAATATGAGGTAGAAAATGAGTATGAAGAAGAAAGTTTCTGTAATAAATTTTCTGCTGAATTTCTCGTTCCCTCAGATGATATAAAAAAAGAAATACAAAATTATACATTATGTGAAGAAACTACTTTAGAAAGTATTGGTGCTTTATCTAAAATTTATGGTGTAAGCAAACAAGTAGTCCTTCTTCGCCTTTTATATCTTGGTTTTTTAACAAGTGAACAATATTTTTTATTAAGGATGCAATTGGAAGAAAAAGAAAAAAAGCAATTTGGTCGTAGAAACTGGGAAGAGGTGTTTAAAAACCGCACAGGTAATTTGACAATAAGAGAAGTTAAAAAAGCTCTTCAACAAAATAAGATATCCTTTTATGAAGCACTCAATATCCTTGATGTAAAAACTAAATACGCAGAAAGGTTTTTATATGAGTAA
- a CDS encoding DUF4411 family protein, which translates to MSKTKQPSLFNFKIYCIDTSSIINLFRHSGLPYPPYHADIFEGLWTKLDQIIKNGNLISHITVLKEISERDDDAKRWCEKYKRIFRDIDYCQIKMINEIQKKYTKDGWEREISRKGQEWADPWIIALAICEGAIIVSDEKNSPDRIPYIANHIGINTLNLMDFFKDIGLKLKI; encoded by the coding sequence ATGAGTAAAACAAAACAGCCAAGTTTATTTAATTTTAAAATTTATTGTATTGATACAAGTTCTATTATCAACCTTTTTCGTCATTCTGGATTACCTTATCCTCCTTATCATGCCGATATTTTTGAGGGATTATGGACAAAACTTGACCAAATTATCAAAAATGGAAATCTTATATCCCATATCACGGTCTTGAAAGAAATTTCTGAAAGAGATGATGACGCTAAAAGATGGTGTGAAAAATATAAGAGGATTTTTAGAGATATAGATTATTGTCAAATAAAAATGATAAATGAGATTCAAAAAAAGTATACAAAAGATGGCTGGGAAAGAGAGATAAGTAGAAAAGGACAAGAATGGGCTGACCCTTGGATTATTGCTTTAGCCATTTGTGAAGGCGCAATAATAGTTTCAGATGAAAAGAATTCTCCAGATAGAATACCTTATATTGCAAATCATATTGGAATTAACACTTTAAATCTAATGGATTTTTTTAAAGACATAGGTTTAAAATTAAAAATTTAG
- a CDS encoding AAA family ATPase, with translation MIKKIKIQNFRSIKNLEIQLGKINAFIGPNNAGKSNIMKALDLILGETYPTIKSFDDKDFYKYNKKNPILIQVSFDPPLNRDSRIHGFKLTYDGNNCEYVAIDQNSEKVMRVSNQMKEEVALMYLSLDRQASQQVRPSQWTLYGKVLKYLNAQIEHPKKEEFKKLLENSYRDNLYSSVVEDFEKILRSHVQNQTGLDIFLKLSLMDPMEVFKNLRPYFKEGDIEYDAEDMGAGTQSALAIAIARVYADIVRKPVIIAIEEPELYLHPHGCRHFYKLLKNLANDGLQVIYTTHERSFIDISNFESIHIVKKEGDETKVYSGISFSISFSVPSQLEQVKLASKFNEYINEVFFADKVILVEGFSDKIACQLALEKLGIDIDLKNISIIECGSKTAIEPIAQILKHFNIKTYALLDADAETEILKLQELLGEDNVFVQKPDLEGMLGRDKIGLNANEKLNKEKSLRLLPFYFQNIQENELPQIYLDLKNKIIGNI, from the coding sequence ATGATTAAGAAAATAAAGATACAAAACTTTCGTTCAATTAAAAATTTAGAAATACAACTTGGCAAAATTAATGCTTTTATAGGTCCAAACAATGCTGGAAAATCAAATATTATGAAGGCATTAGATTTAATTCTTGGTGAAACATATCCAACCATAAAATCATTTGATGATAAGGATTTTTATAAATATAACAAAAAGAATCCTATTCTAATTCAAGTATCTTTTGACCCGCCATTAAATCGCGATAGCAGAATTCATGGATTTAAATTAACTTATGATGGTAATAATTGTGAATATGTAGCTATTGATCAGAATTCTGAAAAGGTAATGAGGGTTTCAAATCAAATGAAGGAAGAAGTTGCTTTAATGTATTTATCCCTCGATCGGCAAGCTTCTCAACAGGTTAGGCCCTCACAATGGACACTATATGGAAAAGTGTTAAAATATTTAAATGCCCAAATTGAGCACCCAAAAAAAGAGGAATTCAAGAAATTGCTTGAAAATAGCTATAGAGATAATCTTTATTCATCAGTTGTTGAAGATTTTGAAAAAATTCTAAGGTCTCATGTTCAAAATCAAACTGGGTTAGATATTTTTCTTAAACTCTCTCTTATGGATCCCATGGAGGTTTTTAAAAATCTGCGTCCATATTTCAAAGAGGGGGACATAGAATATGACGCAGAAGATATGGGAGCAGGCACCCAAAGCGCCTTAGCTATTGCAATTGCACGGGTTTATGCAGACATAGTCCGGAAGCCTGTAATTATTGCTATTGAAGAACCAGAGCTTTACCTTCATCCTCATGGTTGCCGTCATTTTTATAAATTATTAAAGAACTTAGCAAATGATGGCTTACAAGTTATATATACAACCCATGAAAGGTCTTTTATAGATATTAGCAATTTTGAAAGCATTCATATTGTTAAAAAAGAAGGAGACGAAACTAAAGTATATTCTGGTATATCTTTTTCTATATCTTTTTCAGTGCCCTCTCAACTTGAACAAGTTAAGCTTGCTTCAAAATTTAATGAATATATCAATGAAGTATTTTTCGCTGACAAAGTCATTTTAGTAGAAGGATTTTCTGATAAAATAGCTTGCCAATTAGCATTAGAAAAATTAGGAATAGATATAGATTTAAAAAATATTTCAATTATTGAATGCGGAAGCAAAACTGCAATAGAACCCATTGCTCAGATTCTAAAGCATTTTAATATTAAAACTTATGCTTTATTAGATGCTGACGCAGAAACCGAAATTTTAAAATTGCAAGAGTTATTAGGAGAAGATAATGTTTTTGTTCAAAAGCCAGATTTAGAAGGAATGTTAGGTCGAGATAAGATAGGGTTAAACGCTAATGAGAAGCTTAATAAAGAAAAATCTTTAAGACTTTTACCTTTTTATTTCCAGAATATTCAGGAAAATGAACTCCCTCAAATTTATTTAGATCTTAAAAACAAGATAATAGGTAATATATGA
- a CDS encoding restriction endonuclease subunit S: MKFRWETEFKETEIGEIPRDWEIKKATEYVYFIRGIEPGSKSYKNFGKYRFIRVGNLSGEREDEVFIDIEVNNEKIANKNDILISFDGTVGIVRKGLEGIFSSGIRKIKIKQEKMQELNYEFLYWFFKSTLKYQIFGFSDEKTTLAHASDSIPYLKIFLPPLSEQSRIATVLSYFDDLIEVKKRQNEILEKTAIAIFKSWFIDFEPFRACPEQERGNYEFVYNEELGKEIPKGWEVKKIGEVADLKNGLSYKGSEKFNEQTHRSYIFITLNNIIEGGGFKTEYTWIKSERIKNQHLLKEGDIIFANTEQTKTGRLLGSPAFVIFPTQYSKSVGVFSHHLTKINPKDFRMKYFFYLLFRLYQQEFAQSFHTGTGVWGFDLQNFKTNYYILLPPPHILQSFHSLVEPLFQKIILNQKQIMTIRRIRDTLLPLLVFGKLRVEEL; the protein is encoded by the coding sequence ATGAAATTCCGCTGGGAGACTGAGTTTAAAGAAACGGAGATTGGGGAGATACCGAGGGATTGGGAAATTAAAAAAGCAACTGAATATGTTTATTTTATCAGAGGTATAGAACCAGGAAGCAAATCATACAAAAATTTTGGGAAGTATAGGTTTATAAGAGTAGGTAATTTGAGCGGGGAAAGAGAAGACGAAGTCTTTATAGATATTGAAGTCAATAATGAAAAAATTGCGAACAAAAACGATATTTTAATTTCATTTGATGGAACAGTTGGAATTGTAAGAAAAGGGCTAGAAGGCATTTTTTCTTCAGGAATAAGAAAAATTAAAATAAAACAAGAAAAAATGCAAGAATTGAATTATGAATTTTTGTACTGGTTCTTTAAATCAACTTTAAAGTATCAAATTTTTGGGTTTTCTGACGAAAAGACAACACTGGCACATGCAAGTGATAGTATTCCGTATTTAAAGATATTTCTTCCTCCTTTATCCGAACAATCACGCATTGCTACTGTCCTATCTTATTTTGATGATTTAATAGAAGTTAAGAAAAGGCAGAATGAGATTTTGGAAAAGACGGCGATAGCAATTTTCAAAAGCTGGTTTATTGATTTTGAGCCGTTTAGGGCTTGTCCCGAGCAAGAGCGAGGGAACTACGAGTTTGTGTATAATGAAGAATTGGGAAAAGAAATACCGAAGGGGTGGGAGGTTAAGAAAATAGGAGAAGTAGCTGATTTAAAAAATGGGCTATCATATAAAGGTAGCGAAAAGTTTAACGAACAAACACATAGAAGTTATATTTTTATAACTTTGAACAATATAATTGAAGGCGGTGGGTTTAAAACTGAATATACTTGGATCAAAAGCGAAAGAATAAAGAACCAGCACCTATTAAAAGAAGGCGATATAATATTTGCAAATACTGAGCAGACAAAAACGGGGAGACTTTTAGGATCACCGGCTTTTGTTATTTTCCCAACACAATATTCAAAATCAGTAGGGGTGTTTTCACATCATTTAACTAAAATTAACCCAAAAGACTTTAGAATGAAATACTTTTTTTATTTACTTTTTAGATTGTATCAGCAAGAATTTGCTCAATCATTTCACACCGGAACAGGCGTATGGGGGTTCGACCTTCAAAACTTTAAAACAAATTACTATATCCTTCTCCCCCCTCCCCACATCCTCCAATCCTTCCACTCACTCGTTGAGCCCCTATTTCAAAAAATCATCCTCAACCAAAAGCAAATAATGACCATAAGGAGAATTAGAGATACACTTCTTCCTTTGCTCGTTTTTGGTAAATTAAGGGTGGAGGAGTTGTAA